One genomic region from Biomphalaria glabrata chromosome 7, xgBioGlab47.1, whole genome shotgun sequence encodes:
- the LOC106069846 gene encoding 28S ribosomal protein S17, mitochondrial-like encodes MTSIAVMLGQVLHREVLKPRIVNVRVIQQVYDQRLHMFFPEPKDFKVFEDKVKVNHGDIVKIEQLPEKLSVEVEHEIVEVVFPMGRTVDPLTGKRCRGMKFIDEDSRKEESKRVAEMKEWKDYPL; translated from the exons atgacttcaaTCGCTGTAATGTTAGGTCAAGTGTTACACAGAGAAGTTCTGAAACCTCGCATCGTCAATGTTAGAGTAATACAACAAGTCTACGATCAACGTTTGCACATG TTTTTTCCAGAGCCTAAAGACTTTAAAGTATTTGAAGACAAAGTCAAGGTCAATCATGGTGATATTGTGAAAATTGAACAg cTTCCAGAAAAGTTAAGTGTAGAAGTAGAGCATGAAATAGTTGAGGTTGTCTTTCCCATGGGACGAACTGTTGACCCTTTGACAGGAAAAAGGTGTCGAGGCATGAAATTTATTGATGAAGACTCCAGAAAAGAGGAGAGCAAAAGAGTAGCAGAAATGAAAGAGTGGAAGGATTATCCactctaa